A single Anatilimnocola floriformis DNA region contains:
- a CDS encoding DUF1501 domain-containing protein: MNIPSNTLRDITRRHFFQQCPLGIGALALTTLLQEQSSAAPALARPHHAPKAKNVIYLFMAGGPSQLELWDHKPKLVELNGQQIPQSYVEGKRFAFMNTSNGLKLLGTRKKFEQHGQCGTWVSDMLPYTAGIVDDISVLKTCQTSLFNHAPAKLFMNTGSGQFGRPSMGSWVTYGIGSESQNLPGFLVLQSGPRGPRGGAVNWGSGFLPTTYQGVPLRGQGEPILNLTNPKGIDQEKQRAALDAIRGLNALRLKETGDDEIQTRINAYEMAYRMQSSAPELIDISDETQGTLDMYGVDPAKPSFARNCLLARRLVERGSRFVQLYHTNWDSHGGAGETLEDDFPKVVKETDQACAALVKDLKARDLLKDTLVIWGGEFGRTPMGENREKTGRNHHIDAFTMWFAGGGVKAGQTIGQTDELGFGVAEYPAHVHDIHATILHLLGIDHKQLTFRFQGRDFRLTDVHGEILTKLLA; this comes from the coding sequence ATGAACATTCCATCCAATACGCTCCGCGATATCACCCGTCGGCATTTCTTCCAGCAATGCCCGCTCGGCATCGGCGCGCTCGCGCTGACAACGCTGTTGCAAGAACAATCGTCGGCAGCGCCGGCGCTGGCTCGTCCGCATCACGCGCCAAAAGCGAAGAACGTCATTTACCTCTTCATGGCCGGCGGACCTTCGCAGCTGGAACTGTGGGATCACAAGCCGAAGCTTGTCGAATTGAACGGCCAGCAGATTCCGCAGAGCTATGTGGAAGGCAAACGCTTTGCCTTCATGAACACCAGCAACGGCTTGAAGCTGCTCGGCACACGGAAAAAGTTTGAGCAGCATGGCCAGTGCGGCACGTGGGTCAGCGACATGCTGCCGTACACCGCGGGCATTGTCGACGACATCAGCGTTTTGAAAACTTGCCAGACTTCGCTCTTCAACCACGCGCCGGCCAAGCTCTTTATGAACACCGGCAGCGGCCAGTTCGGCAGGCCGTCGATGGGCTCGTGGGTGACGTATGGCATTGGCAGCGAATCGCAGAATCTGCCGGGCTTTCTGGTGCTGCAGAGTGGTCCGCGCGGACCCCGCGGCGGCGCGGTGAATTGGGGAAGTGGTTTCTTGCCGACCACTTATCAAGGGGTTCCTTTGCGCGGTCAGGGCGAACCGATCTTGAATTTGACGAATCCCAAGGGAATCGATCAGGAGAAACAACGCGCCGCGCTCGATGCAATTCGTGGCCTCAACGCGCTGCGACTGAAGGAAACCGGCGACGACGAGATTCAGACGCGAATCAATGCTTATGAAATGGCTTATCGCATGCAATCGAGCGCGCCGGAACTGATCGATATCAGCGATGAAACGCAAGGGACGCTCGACATGTATGGCGTCGATCCCGCCAAGCCGTCGTTTGCCCGCAACTGCCTGCTGGCCCGCCGACTCGTCGAGCGTGGCTCGCGGTTTGTGCAGCTCTATCACACCAACTGGGACAGCCACGGCGGCGCCGGCGAAACGCTCGAGGACGATTTTCCCAAGGTGGTGAAAGAAACCGACCAGGCCTGCGCGGCGCTGGTCAAGGATCTCAAAGCCCGCGATTTGCTCAAGGACACGCTGGTGATTTGGGGCGGCGAGTTCGGCCGCACGCCGATGGGCGAGAACCGCGAGAAGACCGGCCGCAACCACCACATCGATGCCTTCACCATGTGGTTTGCCGGCGGGGGCGTGAAAGCGGGCCAGACGATCGGCCAGACCGATGAACTAGGCTTTGGTGTGGCCGAGTATCCGGCGCACGTGCATGACATTCATGCGACGATCTTGCATCTACTAGGAATTGACCATAAGCAGCTGACTTTTCGCTTCCAGGGGCGCGACTTCCGCCTGACGGATGTGCACGGCGAAATCCTGACGAAGTTGTTAGCCTAA
- a CDS encoding DUF1598 domain-containing protein, whose product MSRIVVLVLLLSFVSTAVAGNNRNFGYGNQVGGVSISAEGAIGKVDPLALKETNDVFQELLQGPSAKLKKPVELRKISLKAIEETLSTLGQAPISSLPEEIKYMAGIQRLQYVLLYPETNDIVLAGPGEGWKLDGKGSMVGVTTGRPVLYLEDLLIAFRTVEAARRGQLSCSIDPTAEGRQRYEQLMSTQKTFTPAIVGAIEKAFGDQQITISGAPETSHFACVLVAADYKMKRIGMKLEASPVKGLSSFIDMAPARLDNMMPRWWMACNYEPMGRSEDGLAWELRGQGVKVQTEDEFVNNAEGTVRGSGKASPAAQKWSDQFTAKYDELAVHEPVFGDLRNLMDMCVIAALFSKENLAAKAKCDLPQLTSAKGSTSLDKWNAPKKVATQSSATKKGSNWVITASGGVSINSWEAADKSVVQPAVAVTRDKAKAVAGAGEGLWWN is encoded by the coding sequence ATGTCTCGTATCGTCGTATTGGTGTTGTTGTTGAGCTTTGTCAGTACGGCGGTCGCCGGCAACAATCGCAACTTTGGTTACGGCAATCAGGTCGGTGGTGTATCGATTAGCGCGGAAGGCGCGATCGGCAAAGTCGATCCGCTGGCTCTGAAAGAAACGAACGACGTCTTTCAGGAATTGCTGCAGGGTCCTTCGGCGAAACTGAAAAAGCCGGTCGAACTCCGCAAGATTTCGCTCAAGGCGATCGAAGAGACCCTCTCCACGCTCGGCCAGGCGCCGATCTCGTCGTTGCCCGAAGAAATCAAATACATGGCCGGCATTCAGCGGCTGCAATATGTGCTGCTCTATCCCGAAACCAACGACATCGTGCTCGCTGGTCCCGGCGAAGGCTGGAAGCTCGACGGCAAGGGAAGCATGGTCGGCGTGACGACGGGCCGACCGGTGTTGTACCTCGAAGATTTGCTCATTGCGTTTCGCACGGTTGAAGCCGCTCGACGCGGACAACTCTCCTGCTCGATCGATCCGACGGCGGAAGGGCGGCAACGCTATGAGCAACTCATGTCAACACAAAAGACGTTCACGCCGGCGATTGTCGGCGCCATCGAAAAGGCCTTTGGCGATCAACAGATCACCATCAGCGGCGCGCCGGAAACTTCGCACTTTGCCTGCGTGCTGGTAGCTGCCGACTACAAGATGAAACGGATTGGCATGAAGCTGGAAGCATCGCCCGTGAAAGGTTTGTCGAGCTTCATCGACATGGCCCCGGCCCGTCTCGACAACATGATGCCGCGCTGGTGGATGGCCTGCAATTACGAACCGATGGGCCGCAGCGAAGATGGCCTCGCCTGGGAACTGCGCGGCCAGGGGGTGAAGGTGCAGACCGAAGATGAATTTGTGAACAACGCCGAAGGCACGGTGCGCGGCAGCGGCAAGGCGAGCCCGGCGGCTCAGAAATGGAGCGACCAGTTCACGGCAAAATACGATGAGCTCGCGGTGCATGAGCCGGTGTTTGGCGATCTCCGCAACCTGATGGATATGTGCGTGATCGCGGCTCTCTTCTCCAAGGAGAATCTCGCCGCGAAAGCGAAATGCGATCTGCCTCAGCTGACGTCGGCCAAGGGTTCGACATCGCTCGATAAGTGGAACGCCCCGAAAAAGGTCGCCACGCAATCGAGCGCGACGAAAAAGGGGAGTAACTGGGTCATTACTGCCTCCGGCGGCGTGTCGATCAACAGCTGGGAAGCCGCGGACAAGTCGGTCGTGCAGCCGGCGGTTGCCGTCACCCGCGACAAAGCCAAGGCCGTCGCCGGGGCTGGCGAAGGGCTGTGGTGGAACTAA
- a CDS encoding DUF1598 domain-containing protein has translation MSWRVSVLVAFLWTVGFVSAAFAGNRNNNGFGNQVGGVSISAEGAISTTDPLQLKQVNELLQEQLQGPSGKLKKPVELRKISLRAIEEALAMNGGAPVTNLPEEIRFLAGIQRLQYVLLYPESNDIVLAGPGEGWKLDGKGNMVGVTTGRPVLNLDDFIVAFRTIEAARQGQLSCSIDPTAEGRQRFEQLMSAQKTFSPAIVGAVEKAFGDQQVTVSGAPETSHFACVLVAADYKMKRIGMKLEASPVKGLSSYIDMAPARVDNMMPRWWMACNYEPLGKSEDGLSWEIRGQGVKVETEDEFVNNAAGTVRGSGKTSPAAQKWSEQFTSKYDELAVQEPIFGELRNVMDMCVIAALFAKEDFAAKAKCELPQLTSSQSKIALDKWLAPKKVATQSSATKKGANWVITASGGVSINSWEAADKTVVQPAVGEVRGKAKQVAGASENLWWN, from the coding sequence ATGTCTTGGCGTGTCTCTGTTCTGGTGGCGTTTTTGTGGACGGTGGGTTTCGTCAGCGCGGCCTTCGCCGGCAACCGCAATAACAATGGCTTCGGCAATCAGGTCGGTGGTGTATCGATCAGCGCCGAAGGGGCGATTAGCACGACCGATCCCCTGCAGCTCAAGCAGGTGAACGAACTCCTGCAAGAACAATTGCAAGGTCCCTCGGGCAAGCTCAAGAAGCCCGTGGAACTGCGGAAGATTTCGCTCCGCGCCATCGAAGAAGCCCTGGCGATGAACGGCGGGGCGCCGGTCACCAACCTGCCCGAAGAAATTCGCTTCCTCGCCGGCATTCAACGGCTGCAATACGTCCTGCTCTATCCCGAGAGCAACGACATCGTCCTGGCTGGTCCCGGCGAAGGTTGGAAGCTCGACGGCAAGGGCAACATGGTCGGCGTGACCACGGGCCGGCCCGTTTTGAATCTCGACGATTTCATCGTCGCCTTTCGCACCATCGAAGCCGCTCGGCAAGGTCAGCTCTCGTGCTCGATCGATCCGACTGCCGAAGGTCGGCAGCGTTTCGAACAGCTGATGTCGGCGCAAAAGACGTTCAGTCCAGCGATCGTCGGCGCCGTGGAAAAAGCCTTTGGCGATCAACAGGTGACGGTCAGCGGTGCGCCGGAGACTTCGCACTTTGCCTGCGTGCTGGTCGCAGCCGATTACAAGATGAAGCGGATCGGCATGAAGCTGGAAGCCTCGCCCGTTAAGGGCCTCAGCAGTTACATCGACATGGCTCCGGCCCGCGTCGACAACATGATGCCTCGCTGGTGGATGGCCTGCAATTACGAACCGCTGGGCAAATCGGAAGATGGCCTGTCTTGGGAAATTCGCGGCCAAGGGGTGAAGGTCGAAACCGAAGACGAATTTGTGAACAACGCCGCCGGCACGGTGCGCGGCAGCGGCAAGACCAGCCCAGCCGCTCAGAAGTGGAGCGAGCAGTTCACGTCGAAGTACGATGAACTCGCCGTGCAGGAACCGATCTTCGGTGAACTCCGTAACGTGATGGACATGTGCGTCATCGCCGCCCTCTTCGCGAAAGAAGACTTTGCCGCCAAGGCCAAGTGCGAACTGCCGCAGCTCACCTCGAGCCAAAGCAAGATCGCGCTCGACAAGTGGCTCGCGCCGAAGAAAGTAGCGACTCAAAGCAGCGCGACCAAGAAGGGTGCCAACTGGGTGATCACGGCTTCGGGCGGCGTATCGATCAACA